From a single Bacteroidota bacterium genomic region:
- a CDS encoding phosphoribosylanthranilate isomerase, whose translation MKLKVCGMKYPGNVRDVARLAPDYIGFIFYERSRRFVGDEFEMPKIPLTVKKIGVFVNAEAGNVLRKVKMHKLDLVQLHGLETADYCEKVSKSVKIIKSFGIDEEFDFSVLKKYDEFCDYYLFDAKSKEFGGTGTQFDWKILKKYKGKKPFFISGGIGPEDVEKIKQLKSQIPTLYGADVNSKFENEIALKDINKIEQFKDELSG comes from the coding sequence CTGAAGTTGAAAGTATGCGGAATGAAGTACCCGGGAAATGTGCGAGATGTGGCCAGGCTTGCTCCTGATTATATCGGATTTATTTTTTATGAACGATCAAGAAGATTTGTTGGTGATGAGTTTGAAATGCCCAAGATTCCACTCACAGTAAAAAAGATCGGTGTATTTGTGAATGCTGAAGCAGGAAATGTTTTAAGGAAGGTAAAAATGCATAAGCTGGATCTTGTTCAGTTACATGGCCTGGAGACGGCCGATTATTGTGAGAAAGTAAGTAAATCCGTAAAGATCATTAAGTCATTTGGCATCGATGAGGAATTTGACTTTTCAGTTTTGAAAAAATACGATGAGTTCTGTGATTATTATTTATTCGATGCGAAGTCAAAGGAATTTGGCGGAACAGGCACTCAGTTCGATTGGAAAATTCTTAAAAAGTACAAAGGCAAAAAACCGTTTTTCATAAGCGGTGGGATTGGCCCGGAAGATGTAGAGAAGATTAAACAGCTCAAATCTCAAATACCAACACTATATGGAGCGGATGTGAACAGTAAGTTTGAAAACGAAATTGCCCTTAAGGATATTAACAAAATTGAACAATTCAAAGATGAACTATCAGGTTAA
- the trpC gene encoding indole-3-glycerol phosphate synthase TrpC — MNILDKIIVHKRKEVDERKSLYPIKLLEKSVHFNSPCVSLKKYLLREDKVGIIAEFKRKSPSKGIINQYATVERTSIGYMHAGASALSVLTDAEFFGGKSDDLKIARKFNYCPILRKDFTIDEYQIIEAKSIGADAVLLLANVLNPKQVNQFAKFAKSLGLEVLLEVREKEELKSVCEYVDAVGVNNRNLKDFKVSVKQSFDLARLIPKDFVKVSESGIDSAKAIQELKKEGFSGFLIGETFMKHSRPEIACANFIREVKEYNLKKK; from the coding sequence CCGATAAAGCTATTGGAGAAAAGTGTACACTTCAATTCACCCTGTGTATCGCTGAAAAAATATTTACTGCGGGAGGATAAAGTCGGGATCATCGCGGAATTTAAACGTAAATCACCTTCAAAAGGTATAATTAATCAATATGCCACTGTTGAGCGCACCAGCATTGGCTATATGCACGCAGGAGCCAGCGCTTTGTCGGTTCTTACCGATGCCGAATTTTTCGGGGGCAAGAGTGATGACCTGAAGATCGCACGCAAGTTCAATTATTGTCCGATATTGAGAAAAGATTTTACGATTGATGAATACCAGATCATTGAAGCAAAATCAATCGGCGCGGATGCCGTACTTTTACTCGCGAATGTTTTAAATCCGAAGCAGGTAAATCAATTCGCAAAATTTGCTAAGTCATTAGGGCTTGAAGTTTTATTGGAAGTGAGAGAGAAAGAGGAGTTAAAATCGGTTTGTGAGTATGTTGATGCTGTTGGAGTGAATAATCGAAATCTGAAAGATTTTAAAGTAAGCGTAAAGCAATCATTTGATCTTGCCAGGTTAATTCCGAAAGATTTTGTTAAAGTTTCCGAAAGCGGGATCGATTCGGCAAAAGCAATACAAGAATTAAAAAAAGAAGGATTCAGCGGATTTCTCATCGGTGAGACTTTTATGAAGCACAGCAGGCCTGAGATCGCTTGCGCAAACTTCATCAGGGAGGTGAAGGAGTATAACTTAAAGAAAAAATAA